DNA from Arthrobacter sp. PvP023:
AGCGCCGACGCCGAATATACCGAGGCGCCGGCTTCGGATACCACGAGCTTTTCTGGCGCCCGGGTTCCGGCGCCGCCCTGCCCTGCCGCCGACTCCGCAGACAGCTTCTTGATCAGCTCGAGGGCCAGCTTGTCGGTCTCGCGTGAGGCCGTCCCGTTGCCGATCGCCACCAGCTCGACGGCGTGCTGGCGCGCCAGCCGCACCAGTGTTGCGAGGGCCTCGTCCCACTTCCGCGCCGGGGCGTGCGGGTACACAGTGTCGGTGGCCACTACCTTGCCGGTCCCGTCCACCACTGCCACCTTCACACCGGTGCGCAGGCCCGGGTCGAGCCCGAGGGTGGCACGGTTGCCCGCCGGCGCGGCAAGCAGCACGTCGCGGAGGTTGGCGGCGAAAACCCGCACCGCCTCGTCCTCGGCTGCGGCGAACATCCGCCCGCGCAGATCGGCGGTCAGCCGGGCCAGCACACGCGAGCGCCACGCCACCTGCGCGGTCTGCAGCAGCCACTCATCGGCTGGCCGGCCGCGGTCCGCAACCCCGAGGAACCTGGCCACGGCGGATTCGTACCGGCCGCGGGCAGCTGCCAGGGCGTCGTCGTCGGACGGCTCAGCCTCGGCGAGGTCCAGCTCCAGCACCCCGTCCTTTTCCCCGCGGAGCAGCGCAAGTACGCGGTGCGACGGCATCCCGGACGGCGCCTGCGAAAACTCGAAGTAGTCCTTGAACTTCTGGCCTTCGGCCTCCTGGCCCTTCTTCACGCGGGACACCATGCGGCCCTGCGTCCAGAGCCGTTCGCGCAGCGTCGCGGCCAGGTCCGGGTCCTGCGCCACGCGCTCCACCAGGATGGACCGGGCGCCCGCCAGCGCCGCCGCAGCGTCCTCGATGGAATGTTCAGCGTTCAGGTATTTGGCGGCCTCGCGCTCCGGGTCCAGTTCCGGCCGTTTGAGCAGCGTGTCAGCGAGCGGCTCGAGCCCCGCCTCACGCGCGATCTGCGCTTTGGTGCGGCGCTTGGTTTTGAAAGGAAGGTAGATGTCTTCCAGCCGGGATTTGGTATCAGCGCCGACGACGGCGGCCTGCAGTTCCGGCGTCAGCTTGCCTTGCGATGCTATCGCCTCAAGGACCGTCCGACGGCGGTCCTCCAGTTCGCGGAGGTAGCGGAGCCGCTCCTCGAGTTCGCGGAGCTGGGTGTCGTCCAGCGTCCCGGTGGCTTCCTTGCGGTACCGGGCGATGAAGGGGACCGTCGAGCCGCCGTCGAGCAGTTCCACCGCAGCTTTCACCTGCCACGCCTTGACGCCCAGTTCGTCGGCGATCTGGGCCGCGATGTGGTCTGCCGTGGAGTCAGCAGTCTTGGCGGGGGACGGGGAAGGGCGCTGCGGGATGTGGTTCACCCAGAACATTTTGCCCTACCGGACGGACACTGTGTCGCTGGGTCCTCCCTCAACCACCCCGAACCGGCCAAAACTGGGGCTATCCACAAGGGGAAAGAAGTGATGTAGTGGCAGTTGGGGGAGCCCGGCGATCTACGGAGGCGGTCCACGATGCAGGAGTTGCTCATCATCCTTCAGGGCGGCTTTAAGGAGGACAATGTCACGGTTTTCGTCAACGGCAAACAGGCGAGGCGCGACACCGAGCTCTCCACCAATCCGCTGCTTGGCATAGCCGAGGAGGTCGCGATCGAGCTACCGGCGCGCGGGGCCATCATCGGCGTTGACGTCACCAGCCGGGGCCTGTCCGGGGGCCTGAAACTCAGTGGCAAACCCAAGAGCCTCCTCGTGTCCATCGAAGACGGCAAACTGCTGGTGCGGGAGGGGACGGGCCGCGAGGCGTTCCTCTAGCTTGCAGGCTTGATCAGCGGGCGGGCCGCCCGGTCAGCAAGACCGCCTGTCCGCGCGCCCGCGCGGCGACGATGTTCCGGCGGTGTAGCGCGACCGCCAGGAGGATCAGCGGCACATGTATAGCCGGGAGGTTCCGTGCGAACCACTTTGGCAGATAGATATCCGTTACCGAACCGGTCTCGTCACCAAGCTTCTTGGCCACGGCGGTCAGCGGGCAATGGAACCCGTAGGCGGCAAAAATCAGCGTCTCGCCGGCCACCACGGCCGCAGCCACCCCTGCTCGTCTGTCCGAGCGACCGCGGAGGCCCGCGTACAAGAGGTAGATCATGCAGGCTTCGATCAGGAACCATGCAAGCGTGTGAAACGACTTCACTGCCCTCAAGGCCATGCGGTCCCGGTCCATGTCTCCGCCTCGTGTCCGTAGTCTGTCTCGCCCTATTTCCCCGGGACGCGGCGGTCAGCGTCCGTGGGTTCGTCCTCGGCGATGTCCTCAGCCCACAACTCCGGGTAGTCGCGCTGGAAACCGAGCATCATGTCCACGCAGCGCCGGTCGTCCAGCACCAGCACTTCGACACCCCGCGAGCGCAGGAGCTCGAATTCGCCAGGAAACGTCCTGGCCTCCCCCACCACCACCCGCGGAATCTTGAACTGGATGATCGTCCCGGTGCACATCGCGCACGGCGCCAGGGTGGTGTAGAGCGTCGTGTCGCGGTAACTCTTCTGGCGTCCGGCAGCGCGGAGCGCCGCCATCTCGCCGTGGGCGATGGGATCTCCATGCTGTACCCGCTCGTTATGGCCGCTGGCGATCACCTCGCTCCCCCTCGCGAGGGCGGCCCCGATGGGAATGCCGCCTTCACTGAGGCTCTGCTCCGCGGCCCGGACAGCTGCTTCGAAGGCTGCCTCATCGTAGGTGGCAGCGGCTGAGGCGGCTGCCTCGGTGGCGGTACGGTCGCCTGGTTTATTGCTCATGCGGCCCTCCTCTGTGGCCGGCAAGTCCCGCCGACTCCTCGATATCCTGGACCACCTCGTTCTTCCTGAGGAACCAGGGTTTGAAAGGCGGGTCAAAGCGTGCGAACCGCGGCGCTCCGACCGGCCTGAGGCCGGCTTGAGCCAGGGCTTCCTGCAGGACACTGTTCCGCTTCCCGAACGCAGCTTCGGTCCCCCTGCCGGAGAATCCCAGGACGGCGGCCACAGAACCGGGCACGGACCGGATTTCCACTTGCGGATTATTCGGCACGGGTGCTGTTGCCGCCGTCATGCTGGCGGGAAGAACGAACGCAACAACGAATTCGCTGTCGCCGGGGGCCCCGCTCTGGACCACCGGCGCCGTCATTGCCAGCTTCCGGGATGACGCGGGACTTTGCAGCACCGGGGCGGTCATGGACACGGACTCGCGTGCGGTGTTGTTACCGCTGATGTAACCGAAAAGAAGCCGAAAAGCGGCGTTGCCCGCACTGTCGAAGGTCGCGTTCACCTTCACTTCGGCGACGGCGTGCGCCGGGTAACGGCGCACTTCAAAATCCGGAAACCGTTGGACGACTTCAAAAGGCTGCTGTTCAGTCATGTTCCTCAGACCTTACGCCGACCGTGCCTGCCCGGGCCAGAGGCCGGCGGGCAGCGGCGGAGCGGGAGATCCCAAGGCAGATTGTCGGGGCCCTTTGATAGCTTGGCAATAAGACATCAACGGCAGCTCACAACAACCGGCACCGCAACATCTACGGCAACGAGGCGCAGTGTTTCTTCTTGAACCGGAAGTACCGGACCAGGTGCAGGACCTGGTCTTCTCCGCGAGCGATCTGGTCATCGCTGCAACGTGCGAGTATCAGTTGCTGCGCAAGTTGGACGAAAAACTGGGCCGCTCCCCTAAAGCCGAGTTCGAGCCTGACGAAATGCTGGCGCGCACAGCGAAGCTTGGGGACATCCACGAACACAAAGTCCTGGACAAGTTCCTTGACGAGTTCGGTCCCTCGGATCCCGTCACCGGCCGCGGCGTGTACGACGTCGCGGCAGCCACCACCATGGACCGCGCCACCCTGCAGGCCAAGCATGCCGAATCCATCAACGCGCTGCGGGCGGGAGCGGACGTCGTCTTCCAGGCGGCCTTCTTTGACGGCCGCTTCCACGGCCGTTCCGACTTCCTGGTCAAAAAGGACGACGGCAGCTACGCCGTGTACGACACCAAACTGGCCCACCATGCCAAAGTGACGGCGCTGCTCCAGCTTGCCGCTTACGGAGACCAGCTGCTTCAGGCCGGAATAGAACCCGACCCCGCTGTCACCCTGGTCCTCGGGGCCACAGTGGAGACAGCCGGAGGCGGGTTCGACTATGTCCGCAGCAGCCACAAACTGGCGGACATCCTCCCGGTCTTCCGCGAACGGCGGGAAAGGTTCCTGGCCCTGACGGCCGGCCACCGGAACCAGCCGGACACCGTAGGCTGGGGCGCACCCGGTGTTGTTGCCTGCGGCCGGTGCGACTACTGCCAGGAACAGGTCAAAGCGACTGACGATCTCCTCCTGGTGGCGCGGATGAACTCGGCGCAGCGGAAGAAACTCCACGAGCAGGGCATCTTCACCGTCAAGCAGCTGGCCGACGCGACGTTGCCCGGCGCCAGCCCGTCCTTGCTGCGGATGCAGGACCAGGCCCGGATGCAGAGCAATGCTGGCACGGCGGAGGGTTCGGTCAGCTACGTCAAGGACGGCGAACAGCACAGCATCAGCTACCGGGTCATCCCGGAGAACACTCTGGCAGAACTGCCCCCGCCGAGCCCCGGAGATATCTTCTTCGACTTCGAAGGCGATCCGCTGTGGCAGGACGCCGCCACCGGAATCTGGGGCCTTGAGTATCTGTTCGGGGTTATCGAAGCGCCTTCGGCACCGGATGGCCGGACCGTGTTCAAGCCGTTCTGGGCCCACAACCGCGCGGCGGAAAAGCAGGCCTTCCTCGATTTCCTGGACTACGTGGAGGACAGGCGGCGCCAATACCCGGACATGCACGTGTACCACTACGCCGCCTACGAGAAGACTGCCCTCCGCAAACTCTCGGTCATGCATGTCGCGGGAGAGGACACCGTGGACACGTGGCTGCGGGACGGGCTACTCGTGGACCTGTACCAGACCGTGCGGAACAGCATCCGGATCTCCGAGAACTCGTACAGCATCAAGAAACTCGAGCCGCTCTACATGGGCAGCAACCTCCGCTCGGGTGACGTGAAGGACGCGGGGGCATCGGTGGTGGCGTATGCAGACTACTGCGAGGCGCGCGACGCCGGTCTTGCCGAGGACGCAGCAGCCATCCTTGCCGGCATCTCGGACTACAACGAATACGACTGCCTCTCCACGCTGGAGCTCCGCGACTGGCTGCTGCGGCTGGCTGCCGAGCGCGGAATCGGCGCCGCTCCGGTCGCCCATCCGGGCGGAAACGATGGGGCACCCGGAGACGCAGGGCGCTCCGAAGATTTAGGCCGGGCGGCACCTGATTCCGGAGACGGTGCCGCAGTCCGGCGTTCTGAACTCGCCATTCGGGCTTTCCTCGGCCGGGCGGCGGAGTTCCGTGCCGCAGGGGGTGAGCTCGGCAGCCCGGAGGCCGATGTTCAAGCCGTCGCCATGGTGGAGGCGGCTGTGAGCTACCACCGCCGTGAGCGCAAGGCATTTTGGTGGGCCCACTTTGACCGCTGCGAGAGCGGACCGGACACCCACCAGCAGGACCGCAACGTCTTCCTCGTCGAGGAAGCCCGCATCCTCGACGACTGGCACAAGGTAGGCACCAGGCTCCCCGAGCGCAGGGTGCAGCTGACCGGCACAGTCAGCGCCGGCTCGGACCTCCGCGAAGGCAGCAAATGGTTCCGGATGTATGACCGTCCATTGCCCGCGGGGCTCGAGGGCACAGGCAGCGACGGCTCGGGCCGTAACGGGTGGTTCGGGACCGAGGTCCTGGAGCTTGGCCACGAGGACGGCAGGGATACCGTGGTGATCCGGGACCGCCTGCACCGGAAGATCGAGCCGCATAACAACCTGCCCATAGCGCTTACCGAAGACCAGCCTGTCGCCACCAAGAGCCTGGAGGAGGCGCTGGCCCTGCTGGCTGACCAGGTAGCCGCCGGCCTCCCGGATGCTTCGGCGGAGACCCCGGGAGAGCCCGTGTTCCGGAAGCATCCGGCATTGGACCTGGTGCGCAGGGTTCCGCCGCGGCTGGTGACAGGCGGGGCTCTTCCCGAGCCGGCGGCTGGCGCGGACCGCTTCATCGACGCCATCACGGCAGCCGTGGAGGCCCTCGACCACTCCTATCTGGCCGTCCAGGGACCGCCTGGCACCGGCAAGACCCATGTCGGTTCCCATGTCATTGCCCGGCTCGTGGGCCGGGGCTGGAAGGTGGGCGTAGTTGCCCAGTCACATGCGGTGGTGGAGAACCTCCTCTGCACCGCCGTGGAAAAAGCGGGAGTGGACCCGCGAAGGGTCGCCAAGGACGTCAAGCACGACGGCGCCCTGCCGTGGGACCACCGCGCTGCCGCCGACGTGGACCGGCTGCTCAGCTCTCCGGGAGGAGCACTGGTGGGCGGCACTGCCTGGACCATGACCGGCTCCACCGTGCCCGCCGGGTCCCTGGATCTTCTGGTAATCGACGAGGCCGGGCAGTTCTCCCTCGCCAACACACTGGCTGTTGCCCAGGCAAGCCCGCGGCTGCTGTTGCTCGGTGATCCGCAGCAGCTCCCCCAGGTCAGCCAGGGCACCCACCCCGAGCCGGTCAACGAGTCCGCCCTGGGCTGGATCTCTGCGGGCCATGCCACGCTTCCGCCGGAGCTTGGCTACTTCCTGGCGGATACGTGGCGCATGGCGTCGCCGCTGTGCGCAGCCGTTTCGGAGCTTTCCTACGAGGGCAGGCTGCAGTCCGCCACCGCCGCTGACCTGCGGTTTCTGGCGGGCGTCCCTGCCGGAATCGACACCGTGAT
Protein-coding regions in this window:
- a CDS encoding bifunctional RecB family nuclease/DEAD/DEAH box helicase is translated as MFLLEPEVPDQVQDLVFSASDLVIAATCEYQLLRKLDEKLGRSPKAEFEPDEMLARTAKLGDIHEHKVLDKFLDEFGPSDPVTGRGVYDVAAATTMDRATLQAKHAESINALRAGADVVFQAAFFDGRFHGRSDFLVKKDDGSYAVYDTKLAHHAKVTALLQLAAYGDQLLQAGIEPDPAVTLVLGATVETAGGGFDYVRSSHKLADILPVFRERRERFLALTAGHRNQPDTVGWGAPGVVACGRCDYCQEQVKATDDLLLVARMNSAQRKKLHEQGIFTVKQLADATLPGASPSLLRMQDQARMQSNAGTAEGSVSYVKDGEQHSISYRVIPENTLAELPPPSPGDIFFDFEGDPLWQDAATGIWGLEYLFGVIEAPSAPDGRTVFKPFWAHNRAAEKQAFLDFLDYVEDRRRQYPDMHVYHYAAYEKTALRKLSVMHVAGEDTVDTWLRDGLLVDLYQTVRNSIRISENSYSIKKLEPLYMGSNLRSGDVKDAGASVVAYADYCEARDAGLAEDAAAILAGISDYNEYDCLSTLELRDWLLRLAAERGIGAAPVAHPGGNDGAPGDAGRSEDLGRAAPDSGDGAAVRRSELAIRAFLGRAAEFRAAGGELGSPEADVQAVAMVEAAVSYHRRERKAFWWAHFDRCESGPDTHQQDRNVFLVEEARILDDWHKVGTRLPERRVQLTGTVSAGSDLREGSKWFRMYDRPLPAGLEGTGSDGSGRNGWFGTEVLELGHEDGRDTVVIRDRLHRKIEPHNNLPIALTEDQPVATKSLEEALALLADQVAAGLPDASAETPGEPVFRKHPALDLVRRVPPRLVTGGALPEPAAGADRFIDAITAAVEALDHSYLAVQGPPGTGKTHVGSHVIARLVGRGWKVGVVAQSHAVVENLLCTAVEKAGVDPRRVAKDVKHDGALPWDHRAAADVDRLLSSPGGALVGGTAWTMTGSTVPAGSLDLLVIDEAGQFSLANTLAVAQASPRLLLLGDPQQLPQVSQGTHPEPVNESALGWISAGHATLPPELGYFLADTWRMASPLCAAVSELSYEGRLQSATAADLRFLAGVPAGIDTVMVAHSGNITSSPEEAAEVVHQVGRHLGLPWHDETGDRPLGPEDILVVAAYNAQVNLIRDALDAAGHRAVRVGTVDKFQGQEAAVVIVSMACSAVAEAPRGMEFLLSRNRINVAVSRGKWRAVVVRAPELTNYLPTHPEGLEQLGGFIGLCQRSVNV
- a CDS encoding heme-binding protein — encoded protein: MTEQQPFEVVQRFPDFEVRRYPAHAVAEVKVNATFDSAGNAAFRLLFGYISGNNTARESVSMTAPVLQSPASSRKLAMTAPVVQSGAPGDSEFVVAFVLPASMTAATAPVPNNPQVEIRSVPGSVAAVLGFSGRGTEAAFGKRNSVLQEALAQAGLRPVGAPRFARFDPPFKPWFLRKNEVVQDIEESAGLAGHRGGPHEQ
- a CDS encoding nucleoside deaminase, whose translation is MSNKPGDRTATEAAASAAATYDEAAFEAAVRAAEQSLSEGGIPIGAALARGSEVIASGHNERVQHGDPIAHGEMAALRAAGRQKSYRDTTLYTTLAPCAMCTGTIIQFKIPRVVVGEARTFPGEFELLRSRGVEVLVLDDRRCVDMMLGFQRDYPELWAEDIAEDEPTDADRRVPGK
- a CDS encoding Tex family protein — protein: MFWVNHIPQRPSPSPAKTADSTADHIAAQIADELGVKAWQVKAAVELLDGGSTVPFIARYRKEATGTLDDTQLRELEERLRYLRELEDRRRTVLEAIASQGKLTPELQAAVVGADTKSRLEDIYLPFKTKRRTKAQIAREAGLEPLADTLLKRPELDPEREAAKYLNAEHSIEDAAAALAGARSILVERVAQDPDLAATLRERLWTQGRMVSRVKKGQEAEGQKFKDYFEFSQAPSGMPSHRVLALLRGEKDGVLELDLAEAEPSDDDALAAARGRYESAVARFLGVADRGRPADEWLLQTAQVAWRSRVLARLTADLRGRMFAAAEDEAVRVFAANLRDVLLAAPAGNRATLGLDPGLRTGVKVAVVDGTGKVVATDTVYPHAPARKWDEALATLVRLARQHAVELVAIGNGTASRETDKLALELIKKLSAESAAGQGGAGTRAPEKLVVSEAGASVYSASALAAAELPGMDVSLRGAVSIARRLQDPLAELVKIEPKSIGVGQYQHDVTAAKLDRSLDAVVEDCVNAVGVDVNTASPALLSRVAGVGPLLSENIVAYRNEHGPFAKRSELKKVPRLGAKAFEQCAGFLRITGGAEPLDASSVHPEAYPVARKILAAAGAKSAGGSSAAGKAALSGSGAGSLASLNPQDFVEGAFGLPTVQDIIAELEKPGRDPRPAFAAAKFSEGIEKISDLRPGMILEGTVTNVAAFGAFVDVGVHQDGLVHVSALANRFVSDPREVVKSGQVVRVKVLEADPERKRISLTLRLDDEPAPSGAPRQASEGRLARGDGNQPRNGRSDAKRTPPPKPAPANTAMAEALRKAGLGK